The stretch of DNA AGGGAGATCCTCTTGACCGAAGTGGCGATCGCCACTCCCAACCTCGGACTATTTCTGTGAGCAGAGGATGGCTTCGATGAGTGACGAAACCGTCGTCCGGCTCGACCAGGTCCGGTGTCGTTCCTATGGGATCTGCGTCAGCATCTTGCCCGATGTCTTCGATCTTCCGCCGGACGCCAAGTCGGCTGTCCTGCTGCGTCACGAGGTTGATCCCGACGACGTGGAAGATCTCGAGGAGGCAGTACGGGCGTGTCCGGCGCAAGCCATTTTCCAAGGTTCTGGTCCGACATGACGGCCGGGCTGAAGGAGACCGACAACGTCGTCGTGGTCGGAGCCTCAGCGGCAGGCTTGGCGGCAGCAGATGGACTGCGCGAAGGCGGGTTTGAAGGTTCGATCACGGTCCTGGGCGCAGAACTGCACCACCCCTACGATCGTCCGACGCTATCAAAGGGTCTGCTGCTCGGGCGTGGCGAGCCGGAGCTGCTCGAGATTCGCTCAGCAGAGCGAATCAGGGAGAACCGGATTTCGCTTCTGCTCGGGCACCAAGCAGTCGGTCTCGACATCGATCGCAAGTTCGTGATCACCAACCACGGTGAGACGCTGCCATGGGACGCCGTGGTTCTGGCGTGTGGCAGTCGCGCCCGAGTGTTTACGACGGCCGAAGGTGAAGCGCTTCCGGTGCTCCGCACACCGGACGATCTCCGGGTTCTGCGACGGGCCGCTGCCCGCCACGGAGACGTGACCGTCGTGGGCGCCGGGCTCATCGGGCTCGAGATCGCGGCTGGACTCAGAGCCCACGGCGTGTCCATCACGGTTCTGCACGACACCGAGCGCCCCATGCACGCCATCGTCGGGCCCGAACTTGGCCAAGTGATCTTCGACTGGCACTCCAGGCACGGTGTGCAGTTGAAGATGTCGAGTGCCGTCACGTCCGTGACGGGTGGACTGGGTGCGTACACGCTTCACCTGGTGGACGGCTCGACCCATCAGACGCCCTACGTCGTCGTTGGCATCGGGGTCGACCCCGACGTGAACTGGCTTCTCGGCTCGGGAGTCGAGCTGGACAGCGGTGTCCTCACCGATGCGGCAGGTCGAACCAACGTGCCCGGAGTGTGGGCGGCCGGCGACGTCGCCCGTTCCGCTCACCCCATGTTCGCCGAGCCGTTGCGCATCGAGCACTGGACACACGCCGTCGAGAAGGGCAGGCACGTCGGGCTCAACATCGCCCGTGGCACCGAAGAATCCTTCGGCGGCGTGCCCTACTTCTGGAGCGACCAGTTCGGACGCCGCTTCCACAGCTACGGGCGGCGTGCCCCCGGTGACGAGATCTTCGTCGCGGAGGGATCGCTAAGCACGGATAAATTCCTGGTCCTGTTCGGGCGGGATGGTGAGTTCCACTCTGTCTTCGCCAGCGGGCTGTCACGGTCGCTGCGCGGCTATCGCAAGCTTCTCGCTCGAGGCGGCACCTGGGACGACGCCATCGATCTCGCGCACGCGTCGAATCCCGATCTGGCACGCTCAGCCGCCCGTTGATCGGTGTCTGCAGCCCAGCGCAAACCACAACCCAAGAAGGACTGCAAAGAATGCAACTGCTCGATGACCACGTCGTTCTCATCACCGGCTCCGGCTCCGGCCTCGGACTCGGCGTCGCCAGGCACTTCCGGGACGAGGGCGCGACGCTGGCACTGTTCGAGTACGACGAATCAAAGGTCTCGACGCTCCGAGACGAATTCGGCGACGACGTACTGGTGGTACACGGTGACGTCCGCAGCATTGCTGACCTGACACGTTGCCGGGAGGAGGTCGTCGGGCGCTTCGGCCGCCTGACGGCCGTCGTCGGAGCCCAAGGCATCTGGGACGGCAACGTGCGGTTGGCCGACATTCCGGTGGAACGTCTCGACTCCCTCCTGGACGAAGTGTTCGCCGTCAACGTCAAGGGCTACGCCCTCACCGCACGGATCTTCTTCGACCTGCTCGACGCCGAGGACGGTGCTGTCGTGCTGACGTGTTCGCAGGCGGCATTCGCGGCTGACGGGGGAGGAGTGGCCTACACCGCCAGCAAGGGGGCCATCCGCGCCCTGGTCAATCAGCTGTCCTTCGAATTCGCACCCAGGGTTCGCGTCAACGCGGTCGCGCCGACCGGCATCGCGAACAGCCAATTGCGGGGCCCTGCCGCCCTCGATCTACAGGAGTCCCGACAGTCCGACATCCCGGCGGACGTCTTCCGGCAGCAGTTCGAGTGGTTCGCCCCGCTTCAGCACATGCCCTGTCCCGAGGAGTACGGCCCGCTTTACGCATTCCTGGCGTCACGACACAACAGGGTCATGACAGGGCAGACGGTGCTGGCGGATTCGGGTGTGCTGAACCGGGCACTGATCAGCATCGGCGATCTCGTGGCCGCGATGCCGGGCGCCTAAGCGCCCACCTATTACAACCGAGATAGCAAGCAGCAGAAAGAGACTCATGTTCGAATACTTCCCGGGCAACTACGTCTGGAACCTGTCCGTGGTGGGCGCTTTGAACTCCGGCGGCCAGATCGATGAGATCGACCGCGCCTGCCGCCCGTTGCTAGAAGCGGCGAAAGCCGGTAGCGATGCCGGCACGGACGAGTTCCTGCGTGTCTGGACCGACCTCACGGATGCGCTGGTCGAGGCGGCCCGGGTCGAAGAGAAAGCGGGCCACGACCGGACCGCCGGCGGGATGTACGCCCGTGCCGCGAATTATCTGTGCACCGCCGAACGGATGCTCTCGGCGGGTCACCCCGACCGCGTGCCCACCTACCGCCGGGTGCTCGAGCTGGCACAGAAGGCATTCGACCTCCGAGACCACAGCATCACCCGGGTCGCCATCCCATTCGAGGACACCACACTGCCCGCCTACTTCTCAGCGGCGCCGGCGACCTCGGAGGGGCCAGCCCCGGTCATCATGCTCCTCAACGGCCTGGACTCGACCAAGGAGCACATGTATGTCTCGGGATTCTGGGCAGAGCTGGCGGCTCGGGGCATCTCGTGTCTCATGCTCGACCAACCCGGCACCGGGGAAGCGCTTCGGCTACAAGGTCTGATAGCACGCCGCGAGTCCGAGACCTGGGCCAGCTGGGTCGTCGACTGGCTGGCGGCCAGAGATGATGTCGACACGGCCCGGATGGGGGTCGTGGGCTGGTCGTTGGGCGGCTACTACGCGCCACGGGTAGCGGCCTTCGAGAAGCGTTTCGCCCTCTGCGTCGCGTGGGGAGCCAACCACAACTGGGGTGCTGTGCAGCGGCGTCGGCTCGACCGCGAGGGCGAGAATCCGGTTCCGCACTACTGGGACCATGTCAAATGGGTCTGGGGCTATGACGATCTCGACGAGTTCATCGAGTTCGCCGACTCCATCCACCTCGATAACGTCGTCGACAAGATCACGGTGCCATTCCTGATCGTGCACGGCGAGAACGATCGGCAGATTCCTTTGGAATATGCGTACCGGTCCTATGAGCAGGCGGTGAACGCACCCTCTCGCGACCTTCGCATCTTCACCCGGCAGGAGGGCGGTGCCGAACACATCGGCATCGATCACCTCCCCCGCGTGGGCGCATTCATCGCTGACTGGGTCACCGACACCTTCGCGGCCATGGTGCCGCAACCGACGGGTTAGTACCCCAGCCAGCCGATCGCATCGTCCGCCCATCAATCCGGTGAGGATCCCACATGCCCGACACCACCGGCGTTGACACAAACCGCAACGTCGACACGACCAGCCCGCTCTACAGCCCCGCCGCCGAGGACGCCATCGCCAAAGCTGCATCGCGCTGCTCGAACTGGGGACGATGGGGCGACGACGACGTGCTGGGCACCATGAACTTCCTCGATGACGCGAAGCGGGTCGAGGGCGCCTCTCGAATCCGGCGGGGAGCAGCCTTCTCACTCGCCCAGAGCTTCGACGGCAACGGCCCGCAGCGCGGCTGGCGACGGCGCAATAACCCGGTGCACACCATGCTGGTCAGCGGCCTCGATGCTGAGTTCGGTGCACCCGAGCTACCGCACGGCTTCGGCGGTGCCGATGACTACGTGGTGATGCCGCTACAAGCCTCCACCCAATGGGACGGGCTGGGCCACATCTTCGACCACGGTGTCGCCTACAACGGACGTCGCGCGTCCAAGGTCGTCACCAGCGAGGGCGACCTTCTGACGGGCATCGAGACCGTGGCCGACCGCATCGCAGGGCGCGGCGTGCTGCTCGACGTGGGTCGCGCGCTCAGGGAAGACGGGGAGCTGCCCGACGGCTACGCGATCACGGTCGAGGATCTGGAGAACACCATCT from Mycobacterium sp. JS623 encodes:
- a CDS encoding ferredoxin; translated protein: MSDETVVRLDQVRCRSYGICVSILPDVFDLPPDAKSAVLLRHEVDPDDVEDLEEAVRACPAQAIFQGSGPT
- a CDS encoding NAD(P)/FAD-dependent oxidoreductase, translating into MTAGLKETDNVVVVGASAAGLAAADGLREGGFEGSITVLGAELHHPYDRPTLSKGLLLGRGEPELLEIRSAERIRENRISLLLGHQAVGLDIDRKFVITNHGETLPWDAVVLACGSRARVFTTAEGEALPVLRTPDDLRVLRRAAARHGDVTVVGAGLIGLEIAAGLRAHGVSITVLHDTERPMHAIVGPELGQVIFDWHSRHGVQLKMSSAVTSVTGGLGAYTLHLVDGSTHQTPYVVVGIGVDPDVNWLLGSGVELDSGVLTDAAGRTNVPGVWAAGDVARSAHPMFAEPLRIEHWTHAVEKGRHVGLNIARGTEESFGGVPYFWSDQFGRRFHSYGRRAPGDEIFVAEGSLSTDKFLVLFGRDGEFHSVFASGLSRSLRGYRKLLARGGTWDDAIDLAHASNPDLARSAAR
- a CDS encoding SDR family oxidoreductase, whose amino-acid sequence is MQLLDDHVVLITGSGSGLGLGVARHFRDEGATLALFEYDESKVSTLRDEFGDDVLVVHGDVRSIADLTRCREEVVGRFGRLTAVVGAQGIWDGNVRLADIPVERLDSLLDEVFAVNVKGYALTARIFFDLLDAEDGAVVLTCSQAAFAADGGGVAYTASKGAIRALVNQLSFEFAPRVRVNAVAPTGIANSQLRGPAALDLQESRQSDIPADVFRQQFEWFAPLQHMPCPEEYGPLYAFLASRHNRVMTGQTVLADSGVLNRALISIGDLVAAMPGA
- a CDS encoding alpha/beta hydrolase family protein; protein product: MFEYFPGNYVWNLSVVGALNSGGQIDEIDRACRPLLEAAKAGSDAGTDEFLRVWTDLTDALVEAARVEEKAGHDRTAGGMYARAANYLCTAERMLSAGHPDRVPTYRRVLELAQKAFDLRDHSITRVAIPFEDTTLPAYFSAAPATSEGPAPVIMLLNGLDSTKEHMYVSGFWAELAARGISCLMLDQPGTGEALRLQGLIARRESETWASWVVDWLAARDDVDTARMGVVGWSLGGYYAPRVAAFEKRFALCVAWGANHNWGAVQRRRLDREGENPVPHYWDHVKWVWGYDDLDEFIEFADSIHLDNVVDKITVPFLIVHGENDRQIPLEYAYRSYEQAVNAPSRDLRIFTRQEGGAEHIGIDHLPRVGAFIADWVTDTFAAMVPQPTG
- a CDS encoding cyclase family protein produces the protein MPDTTGVDTNRNVDTTSPLYSPAAEDAIAKAASRCSNWGRWGDDDVLGTMNFLDDAKRVEGASRIRRGAAFSLAQSFDGNGPQRGWRRRNNPVHTMLVSGLDAEFGAPELPHGFGGADDYVVMPLQASTQWDGLGHIFDHGVAYNGRRASKVVTSEGDLLTGIETVADRIAGRGVLLDVGRALREDGELPDGYAITVEDLENTISAQGESSVVRRGDIMLVRTGQLSRIRRDGWGSYAGGDAPGLSFTTADWLHEREIAAIATDTWGFEVRPNEFENAFQPLHQVVIPHMGLFIGEMWDLDKLAADCASDRIFDFFLTAAPIPVTGAVGAPVNPVAIK